A region from the Medicago truncatula cultivar Jemalong A17 chromosome 6, MtrunA17r5.0-ANR, whole genome shotgun sequence genome encodes:
- the LOC11442625 gene encoding protein SPEAR1, with protein MDGSNYFGDSNMGNERVSGSSSRKGKKNHQDKPKQPQRGLGVAQLEKIRLHGEMGYGFHPPLHNPHPSNFINEDPRIQTPYSSIPSSSFSYSSSSTSYSASHGFQPNIMMGLPQYDRTNIRFGDSQPVFDSSRLWEHANATSQSTTTKPLLNLYDSQYIDTKKHRSGSTSSQNSESSDHNQEPDLELRLSL; from the exons ATGGATGGTAGTAATTATTTTGGAGATTCAAACATGGGAAATGAAAGAGTAAGTGGATCTTcatcaagaaaagggaagaaaaaccATCAAGATAAACCAAAGCAACCACAAAGAGGATTAGGTGTTGCTCAATTGGAAAAAATTAGATTACATGGTGAAATGGGTTATGGTTTTCATCCTCCTCTACACAATCCTCATCCATCTAATTTTATCAAT GAAGATCCAAGAATACAAACACCATATTCATCAATACCATCATCATCTTTTTCTTACTCATCTTCATCTACATCATACTCAGCTTCACATGGCTTTCAACCAAACATTATG ATGGGTCTACCACAATATGATAGAACAAACATTAGATTTGGAGATTCTCAGCCAGTATTTGATTCATCAAG ATTATGGGAGCATGCCAATGCAACTTCTCAATCTACCACAACTAAACCATTACTTAACCTATAT GACTCACAATACATAGATACCAAGAAGCATAGAAGTGGTTCTACAAGCAGTCAGAACTCAGAATCAAGTGATCACAATCAAGAACCAGATTTGGAGCTAAGATTATCTCTTTGA